GCAACCAATCCACGAAGCTGAGAGCGCAACTGCAGGATCAGTGGAAAGGCTATACGGCCCAGTTGCAGACACTGACCGGCGCACTGGACAAGAGCGGCTATACCGACCTGCAGCCGGTGGCCGACCTCGCCACGCAGAACCGCAAGCTGCTGGAGACCGCCGACCAGCTCTACGCCAGTATCCAGGATGAAAGCGGCAGCAAGGTCCCGCCGCTGACCCAGCAGACCCGTGAGCAGAGCCTGCTGATGCAGGACATCGCCGTGGACTACGCCTCGCGCAACGCCTCGGTCGGCGCGAGCTTCTTCGGTGGCGGCGAGGAGCGCCCGCTGGATGACCTGGCCAATCGCTTCGCGATCAACCTGGTGAAGCTGCAGCAGGCACCGCAGACCACGCCGGAGATCGGCAAGACACTGCGTTCGGTGGCGATCAAGTGGCACTACATCGAGAAATCGCTGCAGAACTACAACCAGAACAGCGTGCCCTTCCTGATCAACAAGTACTCCGACCGCATCATCGAAGACCTGGAAACCGCCTCCAGCCTCTACGCCGCGCAGCAGAGCTGATCGTTTCAGGCATGCTGCTTGAGGAAATCGGCGACCCGTTGCAGATCGCGGCTGCCGCCCCGCTCGCCCCAGTACAACGCCAGGAACTGGGGCGTCGCCTCGACCATGTAGACATCCTTCGGCAGGCTGGCCAGGGCCTCGGCCAGCTCGCCCTCGGCGCTCGCCTCGCGCCAGCGATCCAGCCAGACACCCGGCGCGCTCTGCCAGTAGCACCAGACATCGCGACTTTTCCCACGGGCACGGTGGTACTGCGCGCACTGGCGCGGCGGCTGCCGCTCCATCCAGTGCGGCCATTCCTGGCGCGCGATCTGCATGGCCAGGCCCAGGCGCCGCGCCTGCAGGCGTTGGTCCATCTGCCCACGCTGGCCTCGCGAAGGAATCAGCCAGGTCAGCGGGCTGAGCACCAACGCAATGAGCAGGATCACCATCCAAACGGTCATATCGGGTATACCGGTCAAACATGGCCAGTCGGGCCATACTGATACTAACAAGTCCCCCGGAGGAGACGCTCATGCTCTACCAACACATTCTGGTCGCCGTCGACCTTACCGAAGAATGCGATCCGGTGATGAAGCGAGCCGTCGCGCTGGCCAAGGCCAACGACGCCCGGCTCTCGGCGGTGCATGTCGTCGAACCCATGGCGATGGCCTTCGGCGGTGACGTGCCGATGGACCTGTCGATGCTGCAACAGCAGCAGTTCGACCAGGCCAAGGAGCGCCTGCACCAGTTCACCCTCACCTACTCGGAAATCACCAGTTCCCAGTGCCATCTGGTCTACGGCCAGCCTCGCCAGGAAATCCACCGGCTCGCCGACGAACAGGGTTGCGACCTGATCATCGTCGGCAGCCACGGTCGCCACGGCCTCGCCCTGCTGCTGGGCTCTACCGCCAATGATGTGCTGCACGGCGCCCCCTGCGACGTCCTCGCCGTCCGCCTGCAGAAAACCAGCTGATCGATACGGCGGGCCCGCTGGGCCCGCCGCCTTCCGCCTCAGAGCATATCGCCGCTCATCAGCAGCGGGCGTACCTTCTGCAGTTGCGCTTCCAGCGAATAGCTCATGCTCGACGCCATAGAGAAGAAGCTGAGGAACGCCTTCAGGTTCGAATCGCTCTCGCAGGTTTCATGGATGCGCTGCCAGAACGCCTGATTCACCAGTTGCAGTTGCTGGAACTGCTTCACCAGCCCCTTCAGTTCCCAGTCCGCATGCCGCCCCTCGCGGAAGTTGAAGTATTGCCGCATCAGGTACAACGACACCGCGCGCAGGATGAATTCCTGGTTGCTGGCGAACGGCAGGTGCTGCTGCGCCATCGGCTTGAGCTTGCCCAGCAACGGGCAGGCGCTGGTGGCCATGATCACCCCGAGCAGCGCACGCAAGCCTTCTTCCAGGCCGGTGAGCTTGATGTACTCGCGCTCCGGCGTACTCACCTGCACCGAGGCCTTCTTGAAGGCCGGCAGACCGCGAAAATCCTCGATCACCCGATGCAGGTCCACCGCGGCCGGGCAGTGGCTGCACTGCTGCGCACTCAGCGGACAATTGCTGCACTGGTTGTAGTCCAGGCGTGTCCAGCGTGGCGCCCGGGCGGCGGCTTCCGGGTCGTAACCCCGGTCCAGTTCGATGCGGTAGCTGAACGCGTGCTCATCATCCAGGGTGATGCGGTATTCGATTGCCATTCGGCCATCCCTAACAGTCTTTGATCAGCGACACGCACGGGTACGTCACCGGACCGAACGGATCACTCCTCCAGTTCGGCCCAGCGCTCGATCAACCGGTCCAGCTCCTCCTGCAGGGAAGTCAGGCGCTCCAGGGCAACCTGGGTTTCGCTCTGCGGACGCTGGTAGAAGTCCGACGACGCGGTTTCTTCCTGCAACGCGGCCAGTTCCGCCTCCAGGGCGTCGATCTGCCCGGGGATGGCCTCCAGCTCACGCTGCAGCTTGTAACTGAGCTTCTTCTTCGGCGCCGCGTCCACCGGCGCACTTACGGCAACCGCCGGAGCGGGAGCCGGTTCGGCGGCAGGCTTGTCGCCCTTCTCCTCGCCCACGCCGAGCAACTTGGGCGAACCACCCTGGCGCAGCCAATCCTGGTAGCCGCCGACGAACTCGCGCACACGCCCTTCGCCTTCGAACACCAGGGTGCTGGTGACCACGTTGTCGAGGAAGGCCCGGTCGTGGCTGACCATCAGCACGGTGCCATCGAAGCTCAGCAGCACCTCTTCCAGCAGTTCCAGGGTTTCCACGTCCAGGTCGTTGGTCGGTTCGTCCAGCACCAGCAGGTTGGCCGGTTTGCTGAACAGCTTCGCCAGCAACAGGCGTGCCCGTTCGCCACCGGAGAGCGCTTTCACCGGCGTGCGGGCGCGCTGCGGGGAGAACAGGAAGTCGCCCAGGTAGCTGAGGACATGCCGATTCTGGCCATTGATGGTGATGAACTCACGACCTTCGGAAATGTTGTCGATCACGGTCTTTTCCGGCTCCAGCTGGTGACGCAACTGGTCGAAATAGGCCACTTCCAGTCGGGTGCCTTCCTTGATGGAGCCGGAGGTCGGCTGCAGGTCGCCCAGCAGCAGCTTGAGCAGGGTGGTCTTGCCGGTGCCGTTGGCACCCAGCAGGCCGATACGGTCGCCGCGCTGCAGCACCAGGGAGAAATCACGGATCAGCGCCGGGCCGCCCGGATGGGCGAAGCCGGCCTTCTCGACGACGATCACCTGCTTGCCGGACTTCTCCGCCGTCTCCAGCTGGAAGCTGGCCTTGCCCTGGCGCTCGCGGCGCTCGGCACGCTCGTTGCGCATCGCCTTCAGCGCGCGCACCCGGCCTTCGTTACGGGTACGGCGAGCCTTGATGCCCTGGCGAATCCAGACCTCTTCCTGGGCCAGACGCTTGTCGAACAGCGCATTGGCCGCCTCTTCCGCCGCCAGTTCCTGCTCTTTATGCACCAGGAAGCTGGCGTAGTCGCCGTTCCAGTCAATCAGATGGCCGCGATCCAGTTCCAGGATGCGGGTCGCCACGGCTTGCAGGAAGGCGCGGTCGTGGGTGATGAACAGCACGGCGCCGGGGAAGTCCGCCAGGGCGTTTTCCAGCCAGGCGATGGCACCGATGTCCAGGTGGTTGGTCGGTTCGTCCAGCAGCAGCAGGTCCGGCTCGGCGACCAGCGCCTGGGCCAGCAGCACGCGGCGACGCCAGCCACCGGAGAGTTCGGCGAGGGTCTTGTCGGCCGGCAGTTGCAGGCGGCTCAGGGTGGTGTCTACCAGTTGCCCGAGGCGCCAGCCGTCGCGGGCTTCCAGTTCCTGCTGGACGCGGGCCAGCTTGGTCAGGTCGTCCTCGTTCTCGATATGCAGGCTCAGGTGGTGGTAGCGCGCCAGCAGCTCGCCGACTTCGGCCAGGCCTTCGGCGACCACGTCATAGACCGTGCGGTCGTCGGCGCGCGGCAGCTCCTGGGGCAATTCGCCGATTTTCAGCGCCGGCGCGCGCCAGATATCGCCGTCGTCGGGCTTCTGCTCGCCCTTGACCAGCTTGAGCATGCTCGACTTGCCGGTGCCGTTGCGGCCGATGACGCAGACCCGCTCGCCTCGGGCGATCTGCCAGGACACCTTGTCCAGCAGCGGCGTGGTGCCAAAGGCAAGGGACACATCGGTGAACTTCAGCAGGGTCATGGGGCATCTCCACAAGCAGGGCGCGCAGTTTACGGGAAAGCGCGGAAAAGTCAGAGGGTTGCGCTCAATCGTCGACTCCCCCGCAGCAGCTATGGGCGGCGCTTTCACCGCCCTGCCGCAACGGCTAAGCTACCGGCAGCGGCGCGAGCCATCGCCCGCCCTCCGATCATCATTCCGGAAGTGCCATGCGCGGTCGTCTTTTCACACTGTTTTCATGCCTGCTCCTCAGCCTGTCCGTCCAGACGGCCAACGCAGCGTCCCTGCCCCAACAGCGCCAGATGTACGACGAGGCACAGAAAGCCCTCGCCCGCAACGACAGCGGCCCTTATTTCCGCTATCAGTCGGCGCTCGCCGATTATCCGCTGGAACCCTACCTGGCCTACGACGAGCTGACCAACCGCCTGAAAAGCGCCAGCAACGACGAGATCGAGCGTTTCATCACCGAGCATGGCGACCTGCCGCAGATCAACTGGCTGAAACTGCGCTGGCTGCGCCAACTGGCCGACCGCGGCGACTGGAACACCTTCGTCAACTATTACGACCCGAAGATGAATTTCACCGAGCTGGACTGCCTCTACGGCCAGTACCAGCTCGGCCACGGCAAGAAGGCCGAGGGCTACGCCACCACCGAAAAACTCTGGCTGGTGGGTAAATCACAGCCGGACGCCTGCGACACCCTGTTCTCGATCTGGCAGGCCGACGGCCAGCTCACCGAGGAAAAGGTCTGGAAGCGCCTGAAGCTCGCCGCCGAGGCCCGCAACTATGGCCTGGCCACCACCCTGTCCAGGCGCCTGCCGACCCTCGGCAGCCAGGGCGCGCTGCTGGTCAAGGTGGCGCAGAACCCCGCGCAGCTCAGCCAGACCACCCGTTTCACCGCCCGCGACCACGCCACCGCCGACGTAGTCGGCCTGGGCCTGCGCCGCCTGGCCAGGCAGGACCCGGAAAAAGCCATCGGCCTGCTCGACTACTACGAATCGGTGCTGCCCTTCTCCAGCGACGAGAAAGTCTCCATCGCCCGCGAAATCGGCCTGAGCCTGGCGCGCCGCTACGACCCGCGCGCCCTGCCGCTGATGGAGAAGTACGACCCGCAACTGCGCGACAACACCGTCACCGAATGGCGCCTGCGCCTGCTGCTGCGCCTGGGCCGCTGGCAGGACGCCTACCAGCTGACCCGCGCCCTGCCGCCGGAACTGGCGGAAACCAACCGCTGGAAGTACTGGCAGGCCCGTGCCCTGCAACTGGCCGAACCGCAAAGCAAGCAGGCGATCAGCCTGTACCAGCCAGTCGCCCGCGAGCGTGACTTCTACGGTTTCCTCGCCGCCGACCGGATCAACGCCCCCTACCAGTTGAACAACCGCCCGGTATCGCCGGATCCGCGCACCCTGCAGCGCGTGCGCAATGCCGCCAGCACCCGCCGCGCCCTGGAGTTCTACGCCCGCGGCGAGATCATCAACGCCCGTCGCGAGTGGTACCACGCCGCCCGCCTGCTCAGTCATGACGAGCTGCTGGCCCAGGCGAAGATCGCCTACGACATGCAGTGGTACTTCCCGGCGATCCGCGCGATCAGCCAGGCCAAGTACTGGGACGACCTGGACATCCGCTTCCCTATGGCGCACCGCAACACCCTGGTACGCGAGGCGCGCAATCGCGGCCTGCATTCGAGCTGGGTGTTCGCCATCACCCGCCAGGAAAGCGCCTTCATGTCCGATGCCCGCTCGGGCGTCGGCGCCACCGGCCTGATGCAACTGATGCCGGCCACCGCCAAGGAAACCTCGAAGAAATTCGGCATCCCGCTGGCCTCGCCACAGCAGTTGATCGTGCCGGACCTGAACATCCAGCTCGGCGCCGCCTACCTCAGCCAGGTGCATGCCCAGTTCAACGGCAACCGCGTACTGGCCACCGCCGCCTATAACGCCGGCCCCGGCCGCGTGCGCCAGTGGCTGAAGGATGCGCGTCACCTGGCCTTCGACGTCTGGGTGGAAACCATCCCGTTCGACGAAACCCGCTCCTACGTGCAGAACGTGCTGTCGTACGCGGTGATCTACGGGCAGAAGCTCAACGCGCCGCAGCCCATCGTCGATTGGCACGAACGCTTCTTCGACGAACTCTGATCCACTCCCCCGCCCGGCACCCGCCGGGCGGTTTCCATCCCCTCACGGAAAAGGAAATTCCCATGCGCAAGACCGTACTGTCCCTTACTGCCCTGGCGGCGGGCCTGCTCGGCGCCGACCTGGCCCTGGCCGCCTGCGAGAAGCCGCGCAACGCCTTCGACAGCGTGTACTGCCTGAGCACCGAATACGCCCAGGTCGACCGCGAGCTGAACCAGGAATTCGGCACCCTGCGCAAACTGCTCAACGACGGCCAGAAGGCCACGCTGAAGAAAAGCCAGCTTGCCTGGATCAAGGACCGCGACGTCCAGTGCAGCTACGAGCGCGACGGCGGCTACTTCGTCAACCTGCAGTGCGCGGTGGACAAGACCCAGGAGCGCCTGGGCGTGCTGCGCGAGCGGGAGCGCGAGTGCCAGAGCACCGGTTGCGTCGAAGCCAAGCTGTAAAGCGCTGGCGGAGTACCAACGGTTGTGCCCCTGATGCTACCTGTAGGAGCGAGCTTGCTCGCGAACGCTTCCTCGGATGTACCCGCATCAAGCTGTTCGCGAGCAAGCTCGCTCCTACAAGTGCCCCAATGTCGGGGCTACTCCAGGACTTCCACATCCATACCCATGCGCAGCTCGCCGCTGTTCAGGGCGATCAGGTTCTGGCCGAACAGCGCCTCGCCGTTGACGTTGCGGTACTGCAGCAGCGTCGCCAGCGGCTGGCGCTCCGGGTCACGCTCACCGGTCTGCGGGTCGATGGTGGTGAGGATGCAGCGCGAGCAGGGCTTGGCCACCTTGAAGACGACGTCGCCGACGCGGATGCGCTTCCAGCCGTCCTCGGCGAACGGCTCGGCGCCCGCCACCACCAGGTTCGGACGAAAGCGAAGCATTTCCAGCGGACGGCCGACCTTCGCGGAAAGATCGTCCAGCGAACCCTGGCCAATCAGCAGCAGCGGGAATCCATCGGCAAAGTGCACCTGTTCGCCCGGCTCGGCATAGGCGGTATCCACCTGCCGCGCGCGCTGCTCGGGCATCTGCACCAGACGCACAGCGCGGCCCAGGAAGCGGCTCAGCCACTGGGCAGCGGCATCGCCGGCATCCGGCACCTGCAGCATGTCGCGCCAGATGACCACGCCACGCAGGTTGTCATCGCGGCCCGGCACGTTCACCAGCAGGTCGTCCATGCCTGGCGCGCGCAGGCGCAGGGCCTGGAAACC
This Pseudomonas sp. ATCC 13867 DNA region includes the following protein-coding sequences:
- a CDS encoding universal stress protein; translation: MLYQHILVAVDLTEECDPVMKRAVALAKANDARLSAVHVVEPMAMAFGGDVPMDLSMLQQQQFDQAKERLHQFTLTYSEITSSQCHLVYGQPRQEIHRLADEQGCDLIIVGSHGRHGLALLLGSTANDVLHGAPCDVLAVRLQKTS
- a CDS encoding MOSC domain-containing protein, giving the protein MYTLSELYRYPVKSTANEPLQSIRLDALGLEGDRRWMVVEAANGRFLTQRLLPQMGRIEARWQNGFQALRLRAPGMDDLLVNVPGRDDNLRGVVIWRDMLQVPDAGDAAAQWLSRFLGRAVRLVQMPEQRARQVDTAYAEPGEQVHFADGFPLLLIGQGSLDDLSAKVGRPLEMLRFRPNLVVAGAEPFAEDGWKRIRVGDVVFKVAKPCSRCILTTIDPQTGERDPERQPLATLLQYRNVNGEALFGQNLIALNSGELRMGMDVEVLE
- a CDS encoding transglycosylase SLT domain-containing protein → MRGRLFTLFSCLLLSLSVQTANAASLPQQRQMYDEAQKALARNDSGPYFRYQSALADYPLEPYLAYDELTNRLKSASNDEIERFITEHGDLPQINWLKLRWLRQLADRGDWNTFVNYYDPKMNFTELDCLYGQYQLGHGKKAEGYATTEKLWLVGKSQPDACDTLFSIWQADGQLTEEKVWKRLKLAAEARNYGLATTLSRRLPTLGSQGALLVKVAQNPAQLSQTTRFTARDHATADVVGLGLRRLARQDPEKAIGLLDYYESVLPFSSDEKVSIAREIGLSLARRYDPRALPLMEKYDPQLRDNTVTEWRLRLLLRLGRWQDAYQLTRALPPELAETNRWKYWQARALQLAEPQSKQAISLYQPVARERDFYGFLAADRINAPYQLNNRPVSPDPRTLQRVRNAASTRRALEFYARGEIINARREWYHAARLLSHDELLAQAKIAYDMQWYFPAIRAISQAKYWDDLDIRFPMAHRNTLVREARNRGLHSSWVFAITRQESAFMSDARSGVGATGLMQLMPATAKETSKKFGIPLASPQQLIVPDLNIQLGAAYLSQVHAQFNGNRVLATAAYNAGPGRVRQWLKDARHLAFDVWVETIPFDETRSYVQNVLSYAVIYGQKLNAPQPIVDWHERFFDEL
- a CDS encoding lysozyme inhibitor LprI family protein, which produces MRKTVLSLTALAAGLLGADLALAACEKPRNAFDSVYCLSTEYAQVDRELNQEFGTLRKLLNDGQKATLKKSQLAWIKDRDVQCSYERDGGYFVNLQCAVDKTQERLGVLRERERECQSTGCVEAKL
- a CDS encoding DUF6901 family protein, which translates into the protein MAIEYRITLDDEHAFSYRIELDRGYDPEAAARAPRWTRLDYNQCSNCPLSAQQCSHCPAAVDLHRVIEDFRGLPAFKKASVQVSTPEREYIKLTGLEEGLRALLGVIMATSACPLLGKLKPMAQQHLPFASNQEFILRAVSLYLMRQYFNFREGRHADWELKGLVKQFQQLQLVNQAFWQRIHETCESDSNLKAFLSFFSMASSMSYSLEAQLQKVRPLLMSGDML
- a CDS encoding ATP-binding cassette domain-containing protein; translated protein: MTLLKFTDVSLAFGTTPLLDKVSWQIARGERVCVIGRNGTGKSSMLKLVKGEQKPDDGDIWRAPALKIGELPQELPRADDRTVYDVVAEGLAEVGELLARYHHLSLHIENEDDLTKLARVQQELEARDGWRLGQLVDTTLSRLQLPADKTLAELSGGWRRRVLLAQALVAEPDLLLLDEPTNHLDIGAIAWLENALADFPGAVLFITHDRAFLQAVATRILELDRGHLIDWNGDYASFLVHKEQELAAEEAANALFDKRLAQEEVWIRQGIKARRTRNEGRVRALKAMRNERAERRERQGKASFQLETAEKSGKQVIVVEKAGFAHPGGPALIRDFSLVLQRGDRIGLLGANGTGKTTLLKLLLGDLQPTSGSIKEGTRLEVAYFDQLRHQLEPEKTVIDNISEGREFITINGQNRHVLSYLGDFLFSPQRARTPVKALSGGERARLLLAKLFSKPANLLVLDEPTNDLDVETLELLEEVLLSFDGTVLMVSHDRAFLDNVVTSTLVFEGEGRVREFVGGYQDWLRQGGSPKLLGVGEEKGDKPAAEPAPAPAVAVSAPVDAAPKKKLSYKLQRELEAIPGQIDALEAELAALQEETASSDFYQRPQSETQVALERLTSLQEELDRLIERWAELEE